The sequence CCCCCTATTTGGAGCCAAACCAGATGGGGTGGTATTTTTGAGATGGTGCAATCTTTCAAAACGCAAAAATCATTCTTCGAACAACTAGCGACTCAATTTCCTGAACTCGGTATGTATGTAAACACACCAACGTTTTTTTAATAAGGCGATTGCATCAACTGCCacaataggagatcgtcagttgcattctagcaaaaattccgcttgaggcccttcctaaatattttaacaacagccactacacctgatggtataattgcaatatttccattatcaggcgacaggtggtgttgctgtctgtttgtatcaatgtaattttgcatatacactagtgacatctgctgttcgatatcgtaagctttcaatgttccttccacacacacgaggtggagaacagtcttgaaaaaattgaaagtatacagctagaatttagtatggaggtacaatgaaatctcttttattgtttagaactgtaaaacaagtcgtgggaacaaaaaatctaaaaattatttgttgctttttgacctaggtttcatattgatgcgatgcgtagttaatgagaacggatgatttgtccatacaaggaaatttattttactttaaatgttgtggcgccatctcgttcaaacagcacctttgccTTTGCCTTATTGCGCTTCCAAAAATCTACCATTGACGCCCGCATTCACGTATGATTTATCAAAAAGTAAATATGCAATTTTGCATATAGCCTTTTTGATAAATCATACGTGAATTGAAATAATTCACATATCTCAGATTCACATTACTTATATACCTTTGATCATCATAGATCTTACCGACCACTGGAATTTCGTTGACAATTATTATGAGGCATTCAAACCGCTGTACATTTGTACAAAGAAAATGCAGGCGGAGCATGTATGTTTACCCGATTTCTACATGGCCTGGCTAATGGCAATCAGTGAAGTGCGCAAGCTCAATGAAAACCCGTTTACTCCTGAGCTGATGAACTCGTTGACTACGCGATTAAAAGCTTTGCGTGGATCTAGAGCTTTTAAAATGGCTCTTTTCATCGATCCGAGGTTTAACTATCGAGGATCGAAGTTTTTTTCACCTGAGGAAAAAATGGAAATACAGGTACATATATTCATTTACAAAATGTCATAAGAATCATTCAAGGCGGTTGATTCTTATTCTTCGCGCTCTCTTTCTTTTCATCTGAATCAGTCGTCTTCTGTCACGCATACAATCACGAACAACACACATGGGGAGAACTATTGCTTAAAGGCTCTCCCAAACCCAAGCAATATCATCGCTGCGACGGCGTCAACTAATCGCCGCGAttatatcgttgggtcgctgttTCATTTAAGcctccataccaacggcgacagtcgccaagcgataacACTATCGCGTCGCGtatgtttgggggaaccttaatgctcccatttttcaataaaattttcatgaatcaCACAAGAATACTATCATTTATATTTTATAGCCTGCGAACATGCTCCAATTTACTTTCTTTCTCATCATCCCTTCTCAAGGGTTTCATCAACGAAACGTGGCAGCGAATTCACCAACTGCAAACGCCTTCATCTGCTTCTCACATGCCAAACGTATCCCTGAACAGCTCCGAACACAACGACGACTTTGATGAATATCTCACCGAGATGTATGGTGGATCCGTGAATATGGATCACGAACTAAGCGAAACCAGATTTCTACAACAGCTACAGTCTATCGATCTCGAACCTCGTCAAAACCATAACTATAATGTCTGGGACCACTGGTTGCGCCGGAAAACAACACATCCGGAGTTGCATGCCGTATCCATGATTGTACTGGCCACTCCTTCAAACCAAGTTTCCGTTGAGAGAGCCTTCAGTGCTCTTGGGTTAGTATTATCTAATTTCCGCACGCAGCTGGCAGAAGAAACCTTGACGAATATTCTTCTGGTAAAGTTGAACAAGGCTTTATTCCCACAAGCGATTTCAGCAGCTTACAATTGGAAGGAAATCGAACTAAAAGATAGGGTGAAGCGGATGGCTAACGAATAAATTGATTCCGACTCTCGAAcacaatataatataataaaagaaataaaagttttcgaaaataatcatttttattaacTATATTATTTCCATGGCTCAGATTTATCATGCAGTAATATTATTCAATCATAGGAGCAAAATTACTAATTTTATCATACCGTGTATTATCGTTTGCTGATAAGGGATTATCACAACAGTAAATCAGATGTGAATAAGTATAACATGGGAAATTCCAATGAGATCGTGTACGGTCCTCTCAATGTATGCATCTCAGTCGCGGATGTTTTCATATCCATTGAACTGGCTATCCTATTTCGCCGTCGTGAGGGTTGTGTtgcaattcattcagaattccagGAAAACATGATAACTGGGCTCGTCCTAATGAGCGGCACCGACACACATTCGCACACATTCGTTTCTCTATCATCTTCCTGGAATATGACAAAACATACAATAGATATTATTTAGTAACAACTAAATTCTAAGTTGATTTTTGAAATCAGCTGTCACTTACCGTGCTAGAGTATAGCTTCCCAAATCAAATTCCAAAAACTCACAGCTGCTTTTGTTTCGGCTTTGCTTGAAAAATATcctttttcacaaaataattcaCGGAATACTTCTTCCTTCATGGAAACATATCTGTCAAGACTCAAGCGGGTTGCTCGGGTTGCTTATTCAGTTTCAGCTACATCGACACTGTTGTTTTATAGGAGCGTAAATCACAAGCACAAATAACGACTGTGATGACTAACTTTGTAGTATTCGTTAACTCACAATATTTTGTACTTCCATAAGATGCGGAGTTCTACTAAATTCCATTGATAGGTTGCAGGCGGGGTTATAATTGTCagaacaaaattctaaaaaagaaCAATGTCTTAGTCCCATATGAAATGACAATGTTGACATATTTTAATCTAGCCATACATTCGTTAATGACTTATTCGgatatttcaaattcaaacaattATTGAactgaattgtttttgaaacaatttgtgtACAGTTGAACATATTTTTGGATTTCATATTCTTTTGTTACATGATCATAAAAATGCAGTCAATTAATAATTTGTATGCACTGTagggtcgaatggacaaaaagatttatttcgaaaaatgtattgaagagTAAAGTGAGGTAACAATTTGTAAGGCtttgattaaattttcaaatcaaattcaaatttggaCATTTATGGACATAGATAAAACAAAATGGTTTTCCATTTTACTGCTActttaatttgattttgaatcataaatttcaatagaacataaaaatacaaaaaaactaTAGGCGTTTTGAAATGTGGAGGGCGGTTTGCATTTCAGAGTCACTTGGATGAAAATGCATGGAATGAATTTTGTTTACTGTCATTATCATCGGGGCAAAAATGAATAAGAATTATTTAGGTGTTCATTCTCAGTTCAACAGTTTACGAATGAGTGTAAAGAAGAATGTGGGTACAACAACAATGCGATTGACGGAGTGTAACCTCACATGAGGTAGTAACAATTCATTTTCCATGGCATTTGATTCATTGGTGACTGAATTCAATGTTGTCTCGATTCTCTGCGATTTCACTAAAATGAGTTTGACTTTTTTCTACCCTGACTCTAGCTACTAGTTTTTAATTAGGTTACAATTGTAACATTTAAAGGACGGCAATTCCCAGCCGATGTTTTTCTATCCGTGGGTTTATGACTGGGTAATCTTCGGACTCATCCATTATCCCTGATAAGCTGATGAACGTTGATATATAAGAGATTCTTCCCAACCTTGTTATTGAATGTCCAGCCTTCCTTATCATCCTTCCAAGGATGTGACGATGATAGTGACATCGATGACGATACGCTCGGAAAGCAAAAGGTGGGTATAGAAAAGAGCTGAGATAGATAGCTGAGATAGCACTGCATGTTGACTGCGGCTTCAGAATGTTTATTATATTACTGAATATCTTCTCGTCGATATACTGGGAATTGGGATGGTAGATCATTTGTAGCACAACGGTGACCGTTTCTGCCCATTACTGCTGTGGGAAATCATGAAAGTGATTAAAGGATCGATACACGTCTAAACACTTCCAAAAACTTTccaaaacttcaaaaaaaacACAAGCAAGATTAGCGTATGACATTTGATTTTGTTTAGTTGTTATCGAAGCAACGATGTTCCTACTTTCACGCGTTGCTGTGATTGAATAGTTCGACCGTCATACGTTAAAGCGCTAGTGTCGTGCGTTCGCCTGATTTTGgccagagtggactatattgttaatatataatatttgataGCAGTTTGGCTGAGCTGGAGATTCCCAAGGATTCGATCGAGAAATACTCTTTCAATGCCAAATTCAGATCCCGTTCTCCTTCTTTAACACACGGGCAGATATGGAAACTATGATAATCGCTATAGTTATTGCTGGCTGGGCAAGATTCTACAGTACAAGGGCCATAAACAATCCACCCAAGGCGTGTTTTAGACGCAACTGGTTCATTCTCACATCCTTCTACGATTTTTAAGGCATGCCCTAACCGGCAGTTCTTCATTCCCACGAGAATTCTCGGTGAAATGTTTTCATAGGACTTCAATGGTAACGCTTTGAGATGATCGTATTTAGTCAACATCTGTGGTATTGACAATGACTGTTTCGGTAGGGACAGATGTTTGATCGTATGCACCTCTGGAATCTCAAACACTTCACTGGCGTCGTTTACACcggaaattttcaaagataGCATGACTGACTCGTTCTCCTCCCGCTGGTGTCCACCAGTCCAGTTGAGACATAATGAATGTTCAGTGTTCCATTCAGACCAAGCTCTTTTAGCAGGCTATGCTCCATGAAGGTCGCCGAGGATCCGTCATCGTGAAAGTCGTATGTGGTAACTCGCTTCCCATTACCGTAGATAATTACGGGTACATATCGAAACAATACTTTTTCCGATGCCTTTGAATGAGTATTGCAACTCTGTGTCGTTGGATTCTCAGCGGCAATATTTGATGTTTCAGGCTTAGCATACCGCTTATCATCATGCAACAATTTACTATGCATACATGGGCAACCATTTCTACCACATGGTGTTTTCACCTGACATGCACCGTAGTGTTTGCGAAGGCACTTCCTGCACAACCATTGCTGCTTAACAACTGTCCAGCGGGAACCCACGTCCATATCTAAAAACTTCTGAGAAATCTCAAGACAACTGCACTCTTCCAGACAAACTAGACATCCTTTCGTTGGTTTGATCGGACGGTCTTCTGAATAATCTTCAGTCACAGATAAATGTTCAGAATGTACATTGAGATAGTCATCCTCTCGTCTTCCGCGTCTCTCCGGTCTTTGAGCACTAATAGATGGGAttgtaaaggctcccccagagctaagcgatttcatcgccgcgacggcgacaactagtcgccgcgattcgaTCGTGTAGTCGCTGCGGGCAATGTttgatttacgcttccatatcaacggtgacagaatcgctgtcgccaagcgatagaatcgcgtcgcgtgtgtttgggggaaccttaaggtctgagggaagggttttccgttaaaaaagcacgtggtagcactctctgagagaggaaattgcccaattcagccagaatgacgctgtcagtgtcgccaaaattatttcatcattatgcagttgtGATGGATTCGTTCACATTGCACATGCCCGACGAAATGCAATGTATGCGCAACGTGCTCACCTTCCCGTGGGAACCTAGCGTAGTCAGCATTATTGAGGATATGCGCAGTTTTAACGAACCACGCAGAACAGCTATTACTAACCATAGCAATAAGACAAATGTAGTACTAACACGA comes from Armigeres subalbatus isolate Guangzhou_Male chromosome 2, GZ_Asu_2, whole genome shotgun sequence and encodes:
- the LOC134214385 gene encoding uncharacterized protein LOC134214385 isoform X1, translating into MVQSFKTQKSFFEQLATQFPELDLTDHWNFVDNYYEAFKPLYICTKKMQAEHVCLPDFYMAWLMAISEVRKLNENPFTPELMNSLTTRLKALRGSRAFKMALFIDPRFNYRGSKFFSPEEKMEIQGFINETWQRIHQLQTPSSASHMPNVSLNSSEHNDDFDEYLTEMYGGSVNMDHELSETRFLQQLQSIDLEPRQNHNYNVWDHWLRRKTTHPELHAVSMIVLATPSNQVSVERAFSALGLVLSNFRTQLAEETLTNILLVKLNKALFPQAISAAYNWKEIELKDRVKRMANE
- the LOC134214385 gene encoding uncharacterized protein LOC134214385 isoform X2, producing MVEVKESQTAAVLKLKILDTLAEYNVPIGNIFSITVDNGANMVAAVKKMRNELQMTLLENLEDVDCTGEQESSRDIPSELYEEFQERINLVRCAVHTLQLAILDVVNKSHAGVKSLTELAKKSKNVKYQTNFDHHGASHPPIWSQTRWGGIFEMVQSFKTQKSFFEQLATQFPELDLTDHWNFVDNYYEAFKPLYICTKKMQAEHVCLPDFYMAWLMAISEVRKLNENPFTPELMNSLTTRLKALRGSRAFKMALFIDPRFNYRGSKFFSPEEKMEIQGFINETWQRIHQLQTPSSASHMPNVSLNSSEHNDDFDEYLTEMYGGSVNMDHELSETRFLQQLQSIDLEPRQNHNYNVWDHWLRRKTTHPELHAVSMIVLATPSNQVSVERAFSALGLVLSNFRTQLAEETLTNILLVKLNKALFPQAISAAYNWKEIELKDRVKRMANE